ATGTCCGGCTTGCCGGCGCGGCGATGAGAACCTATGCGCGCGCATCACCGAGATCGGCATTCACATTAACGGCGCATTCGCCGAGTATGTGCTCGCGCCGGCCAAGACCCTGCATCGCCTGCCCGACCACTTGAGCTTCGCCGACGGCGCATCGGTGGATCCGCTGGCGTCGTCCTATCGGGGCATCCGACGGCTCGCCCTTCAGCCGCAGGACGATGTCGTGATCTTCGGCTTGGGCCCAATCGGGCTATATGCCTTGCAGGCGGTGCGCGCGCACGGGGTGCGTCGCGCGATCGCCATCACGCCGCGGCGCGGCTTGCGCAGCGAGATCGCTTGCCGAACCGGCGCCGATGTGGTGATCGCGTCCGAGGCGTGCGAGGACCTCGTGGATGCCGTGCGCACGGCAAACGGCGGCGCATTGCCCTCGGTGGTGATCGAGGCGACCGGCAAACCGAGCGTCTTCGGCGACCTCTATCGCGTGGCTGCGCCGGGCGCGCGCGTGCTGCTCCTCGGCATCTTTCACGAGCATGCGACGTTCGACCCGGCGCAGATCATCCGCAAAG
The window above is part of the Candidatus Roseilinea sp. genome. Proteins encoded here:
- a CDS encoding alcohol dehydrogenase; the protein is MLAVVKESPGPGFALRDVPVPQPPAGWVRVRVRAVGICGTDIPIFEGIRQVPYPLIPGHEFAGEIDALGENVAGWQPGDRVAVGLVIGCGECPACRRGDENLCARITEIGIHINGAFAEYVLAPAKTLHRLPDHLSFADGASVDPLASSYRGIRRLALQPQDDVVIFGLGPIGLYALQAVRAHGVRRAIAITPRRGLRSEIACRTGADVVIASEACEDLVDAVRTANGGALPSVVIEATGKPSVFGDLYRVAAPGARVLLLGIFHEHATFDPAQIIRKELRVEGSFCYNWEDFAASLALLSRGLVRAAPVITHTLPLARIGDALSLIHNREAVKVILQP